A genomic stretch from Desulfobulbaceae bacterium includes:
- a CDS encoding N4-gp56 family major capsid protein — protein MALTNFADLTPQQKVVWSTDVWNAARDQMFIKKFVGSGDGSMIQRVTELTKTEKGEQVLMFLVADLIEDGVIGDNQREGNEESMQSYNETIGIDLITHSVGNKGKLADQKTVIKFREQAKERLAYWLANRVDQLAFLTLSGISYAFNNDGSARIKSPFPGLAFAADVSAPTANRHLNWTGSALVAGDTTTITNSFLPNYKMIVDVAAYAKDHYVKPLMSGGREYYVMLVKPGTLAELKKDADYQRAVITALPRDTNNPWFSGTAVTVDGIVFHEHRLVYSTKGAASGSKWGALGAIDGTRSLLCGAQALGLADIGTPEWCEKKFDYDSRQGINVDKMFGLVKPKFHSIYDKGVEDFGVIAIDHYLP, from the coding sequence ATGGCTTTGACTAATTTTGCGGATCTGACTCCGCAGCAAAAGGTTGTTTGGTCTACCGACGTCTGGAACGCGGCCCGGGACCAGATGTTTATCAAGAAATTCGTAGGCTCAGGAGATGGCTCGATGATCCAGCGTGTCACCGAGTTGACCAAGACTGAAAAGGGCGAGCAGGTCCTCATGTTCCTGGTGGCCGATCTGATCGAGGACGGTGTTATCGGCGACAACCAGCGTGAGGGCAATGAGGAGTCGATGCAGTCGTACAACGAGACGATTGGCATCGACCTCATCACCCACAGCGTCGGCAACAAGGGCAAGCTCGCCGACCAGAAGACCGTCATCAAATTCCGTGAGCAGGCCAAGGAACGCTTGGCTTACTGGCTGGCAAACCGGGTTGATCAGTTGGCGTTCCTGACCCTGTCTGGCATCTCTTACGCCTTCAACAATGACGGTTCGGCCCGCATCAAGTCTCCGTTCCCTGGGCTTGCTTTTGCGGCTGATGTTTCGGCACCGACTGCTAACCGGCACTTGAACTGGACCGGATCGGCCTTGGTTGCGGGTGATACGACCACGATCACCAATTCATTCCTGCCCAACTACAAGATGATCGTGGACGTGGCAGCTTACGCCAAGGATCACTATGTCAAGCCATTGATGTCGGGAGGGCGGGAGTATTACGTCATGCTGGTCAAGCCCGGCACCTTAGCTGAGTTAAAGAAGGATGCTGACTACCAGCGTGCGGTTATTACCGCTTTGCCCCGGGACACCAACAATCCCTGGTTCTCTGGCACCGCTGTCACCGTGGACGGTATCGTCTTCCACGAGCATCGGCTGGTCTATAGCACCAAGGGCGCGGCCTCTGGATCAAAATGGGGAGCACTGGGCGCCATCGACGGCACCCGGTCATTGTTGTGTGGGGCTCAGGCCCTTGGTCTGGCAGACATCGGCACCCCGGAGTGGTGCGAGAAGAAGTTTGATTACGACTCTCGCCAAGGCATCAACGTGGACAAGATGTTCGGCCTGGTCAAACCCAAGTTTCACTCCATCTACGATAAGGGTGTTGAGGACTTTGGCGTTATCGCCATCGACCACTACTTGCCGTAA